CGAAAACTGTGAACCGCAGTCTGCACAGCGAAGACTATCTTTATTCGTCGCGTACTCAACCCCCTCTGGGAGTGACTGTGAACCTAACCATAGTGTATGCCGGAGACCACGCTTAATGTCTTCTGCCGGCGTCTGTGGCTCTTCGCGAGTGTGATAGCCGGTTGGTGTCACTCCAAAGTCGTCGTGAGTGTGATCCCGAAGCTGAGACCATGCGTGTGAAAAGTCGGCTTCAACGGAAGGTGTGAACGGAGCCTGCCCGTTTGGATGCCCCGGTGGAAGCGGCGGGTCATTGATCACTGCCGTCGGACTCCGTTGGGTCGGAAGTGACCGATCCGTGGCCGGTGAGACAATCCACCGATCATCGGGACATTCACCAAGCAACGCCTGTGTCTCGGCAGGCGATCGGTCACGAACAGCAAGTTTCTCTGCAAGCCCCGGTGCGTCCATCACTTGGCCACTGAGGATGGACCCAACGTTGGTAAGTAGTTCACGGTATGAGCGGTCACCCATGTCGCTTGCTCCAGCACGCAGTTGCTGTGGAAACTGAAGAAGTGGGATGACTGAGCACCCGAACCCGCGTCCCATTGCGAGGAGCTCTGATAACACACCCTGGACACGGAGCTGGGGAACCTCATCAATCCAGAGTGTGACTAACGCGGGCTCGTCTCGGGGGCCAAGTGCTGCCTGTCGGCTACGGAGCGCACGCCAGAGCGAAAACAACAGTGTGTTCGCAATCATGCGTTGTGCGCGCGGCGTAATCTCACTGAGATCGATGATGATGACGACATCTTCATCCAACCATCGATGCAACCGAAAGCCATCCGTACTGGTTTCCGGTATTGAATCGAACATTGCCCGCAGGTACGGATCTCGGAACAGCTTCTCCACGCGGGTCTGCGCCCCTTCTGCGATTGCTCGAAAGAGGCGATCGGGTCCACTTGTGAGACTCTTTGTGAGTTGTTTGAGCCACTCTGGGCTCGCTTCCGGAACGGTTCGTTCAGTTTTGAGCGTGATAACTGCGTCATACAACGTCGAGAGCCCGAACGCATCAGTCCCATACTCGGGGTCAAATAACGCCATCACGAGATTTCGGATCACGTCCGGGGCCCGGACGGCGTCATCATCACCCTCAAAGACGATCTCAAGGGTCGTTAACAGATCATCAATCACGGCTGTCACCGCATCAATCCGACTGATGCCGACGTCGAGTTGTAGCCGAATATCAAACAGTGGAGCCTGTGGTAGGCCAATCTCGCTATCGAAATATAAGACATCCTCAAATGCGTCCTCGGCGTCACGCGACCCGTAGACGACTTGGTCATGATACAATGCGCGGCCGATCATGTCTGGCCAGCCGTCCCCTTTTGGATCAAGAACAATGGTTGCACCGTCCGTCGATGTGTGTCCAGTCCTGATACCTTGTGTGGCTGTCGAGCTCTTTCCGGCACCGGTTTGTCCGGTGATTAGGCAGTGGCGATCAAGAACCTCTTCAGGAATGATCACCGGTCGCGGTGGGCCATCAGTGGCCGTCGCTTCCTCGCCAACGAGAAGGCCCGGCAGTGCGTGTGGATCGTAAATTGACATGGTGTGAGTCGCGGAGGTCTTACTGGATTTTAGCCGCTGGGTATCGCTGAGAGTGTGCTTAACCAATATGACGGTTCAGACGAGCCGACAGCGCCGCCACCCTGTAGTGAGGGACTGCCGACTGGTAGGCTGGTTGGGTGTTATTGTTCTGTATCACCCGGTGACGTCGTTGAGTCGATCTCGCTATCCCCACTGGATTCGTTCTCGTTGTGCTCAGTGGCATAGTACACCGAATCGGCATCTTGCAAAAAGATCCCTTCCTGCTCGCGTGTCATCGAGTCGGTGGTTTCGCCGTATGGATCCCCGGTAAACTCAGCGTCGATCGACTCAAAGACATCTTCCCGGACCTCGAGCAGGCTCCGAAGACCCGCTTTCGGGACACGGAGACCAACCGTCTGTGAACGAAGTTGTCCGGAGTGGCGGCGCTTCGTCCGGATGGTTCGGTCTTCGATATCAGCCACGACATCACCGACACTGTCACCACGGATCTTCTCGCGCACACCACCACGCCTGCCTGTCGACGAAGATAATTCAGTTAGCTCCGAGACCGGAATGTCCCTATGTGTTCCTGCAATCGGTGCTGTTCCAGGGATCGTAACCACACCTTCTTTGGCGAGTGCTGACAGTGTCTCTTTGACCGACTCAGAATTAGTGTCATCGTAGACGGCCAGCAGGCGAAGATTTGCTGTCCAGACCGGATCATGTTCTGGTGCGTCAGGGTCGAAATCACGAGCCTCAGACGATGCGAGCGCCCGCTTGACCGGCGTCAGTGTCTCGTCGGTGTAGGACGCCTCATACGGCTTGACGCCATTCCCAACCATTATTTGTACCGTCCAGTCAGCATCGATGCCACTGAGCTTGTGCATCAGTCGCTCAATTGTGTGCGTCTCCTTGAAGCCGCTTAGCGAGACGCCAGAGGGTGCGTGATAGAACTCAACAATCGATACCCGTTCGGGTGAAGACGCTGCTGACACTGTCGAGGATGGTGTCGTTGTCGTTGCCGTCGTTTCCGGATACAACCAGTCCATCGCTTGCTTGAGTTCCGGTGTCGACGTGCTATATGTGATCTTAGAGCCAGACTCCACAGACTGGACAGTCACACTGACATCGTCTTCGAGTGCCGGTGACGGCGTGACAAGTGCATACCCCCGAAGCACCCGAGTTATGTTAGTGGTTCCCGCCAACCCCATTATTGCACCCAGAAGGAGGACTCCCGGCAAGAGCACACCGGTGAGCAGCCCCGTAGCTACCACTGGCTTCAGTTGCGTTATGATGTTTGGCATCAGTTGGCCGTTAATTATCACATCGACGAGACTTTCGCTTCCGGCTCCTGGCCCGAGGAAGTACGCAATACCGACCTCAGCCAGATAGCGGAGTTGGATTAATGCAAACCCCCCTCCTGCAAAAATGACACCCAAAAAGAAACTGATTCGCAAATTGTGGCAAACCAGCTGAGTGAGCTTCCGGCGAAACGAGTTCTGTTCGTCTGTGTTGAGGATGGAACTTAGCGTGTCAATTCCTTGCCCGTGATGATCGATCTCGGCGTCCTTGCTCGTGGACAGTTTGACGGCTGTTCGTTTGTTTTCTCGCGATTGTGTACGGTCTTTCATTTGTCTTTTTGTTGTCTTTATAGATCCGATTCCTCATCCAATTAGGCCCGTTGTCAGCCTCAGCCAACTGTGTATAGTTGATTTTGGTGACCTATTCTGTCCGATTTTGAGCCTGTGTAAAAGACTGATAAAATGCGATTAGATATAACTCTTCCGAAGGAATTAGTTCTAGATACGGTACTTGAGGTTGGTATACTTTACAATTGGAACACACATACAAATTATATATTCAATTTGAGACTTCTCTTTGTTGGACTAAGGCTACCGTTAACAGCGCTTATCGGTACAATTGCTGCCTAGGTGCGATGTTGCATCGGGCCTCTATTAGCGGCGACGCAATGACGCTGAGTATTCTATATGTTCAGAGGCTCACTTAATCGACTCAATCACCGTACCGTCGATATTTTCATACTCAAAAAAGAACATGAGGGCATGAATGTAAATCACCCAATCGACAAAGAGATACTCAAGAATACGCTTCGTCAACATTCCGCCAATATCGTGGAAGATCCAGATCTAGGTATTGAAACTGAATTTCTCGAGAAATTAACGCTGGTCAACGATGACTTGAAAAATGCACAAAATACACTACAAGCAAATCTGAAGTATATTCTCGGGTGTGCGACAACTGGCACCGATGATATTCATCTTCTCTGGCAGTCATCTAATTACATCATTTTTGACGATCGTGAGGGAATACTCATAGAAGGGCTAAGTGACAAAATTGACTTTGTATCAGATTTGTCACTTATTCACAAGATGCATTCAAGAATGGCAAATGAGATCTTCAGGAATTTTACTGAGAGGCCTTCTCGGGAGGGTGATACATGG
This genomic window from Halorubrum sp. PV6 contains:
- a CDS encoding type IV secretory system conjugative DNA transfer family protein → MSIYDPHALPGLLVGEEATATDGPPRPVIIPEEVLDRHCLITGQTGAGKSSTATQGIRTGHTSTDGATIVLDPKGDGWPDMIGRALYHDQVVYGSRDAEDAFEDVLYFDSEIGLPQAPLFDIRLQLDVGISRIDAVTAVIDDLLTTLEIVFEGDDDAVRAPDVIRNLVMALFDPEYGTDAFGLSTLYDAVITLKTERTVPEASPEWLKQLTKSLTSGPDRLFRAIAEGAQTRVEKLFRDPYLRAMFDSIPETSTDGFRLHRWLDEDVVIIIDLSEITPRAQRMIANTLLFSLWRALRSRQAALGPRDEPALVTLWIDEVPQLRVQGVLSELLAMGRGFGCSVIPLLQFPQQLRAGASDMGDRSYRELLTNVGSILSGQVMDAPGLAEKLAVRDRSPAETQALLGECPDDRWIVSPATDRSLPTQRSPTAVINDPPLPPGHPNGQAPFTPSVEADFSHAWSQLRDHTHDDFGVTPTGYHTREEPQTPAEDIKRGLRHTLWLGSQSLPEGVEYATNKDSLRCADCGSQFSPRFERLVDAIRHCQDSTKDDATSLPITDIWLEDVTVERVRACPLSITEVMFLRLMERARRRAIDSRAWDVRTDSMYPLRATVGLTGPEPKDELAEAGYITPQSELQGEYYRLTPKARTLLQRLRNGADPPEPKRGDPEESVLHIKGVELAVQALETVRDEPASPVEQVERYWVPPESEARIDVVGLDGDGQPHICVEVERETHDLSTGVLTDADAMAACDPAVSLWVVTNRRLGHTVVDHLAHPATGEPRITLDAHGVRSDTTALTTYDLDAPGCSTLVTYGQVDAQTIRDAIGSE